Part of the Salvelinus sp. IW2-2015 linkage group LG7, ASM291031v2, whole genome shotgun sequence genome, AAATTGCATCCTGTACATGTCCTAAACCAAAAAATCTAGTCAAACACTACATAGTGCATCTCCTTAGACCCAGATGTATCTCTTAGTAGTATTGTTGTGTGTCAGTATGATTATTGGGGCTTCAGTAGCCTCTGAAACATGAGAAAACTGTCAACTCGTCTGAGACCATACTGGTCCCCTACACAAGCATATGTTGTAAGCCATCCATACAAGTACATGACTTTAAATATTAAATAAGAAATTGAGAAACAAACATTCTGAGCCAGAGctagaggtagttttgcaagtGTTGCAAAAAGGCAACATAGGGCTTAAagtggcaatctgcagttcaaacaacaacaaaacggaCACCCCGCCACATTTTTTAGGTAAACAGCTTAGGGATGGGGGCTGGAGACGTGgctatgaatgcaaggactgacatGTTAGAGAGATTGTTTCCCTTCCAAATTCTGCAAATATGGACAACCAAACACTTTAAGAGTAACGTTGTTCCCTCTAcacttcaaaataacaaaaatgtatatattttttttaatgtaagatTACTGACATTGACAACCAATAACTTTATTGCAAAGAAGCAAGATAGGAGGTTATCTCTCCAAGTTAAGCCAGAAAGATCAACCAAATATTACTTAAAGTTAGATGTTACATAGAAAACCCACAAAATAGTTGATGCTTtcgaaaatatacatttttgataGCAAAGTACTAACATTTGGATTGGTCAAGTTGTTCAATTTGGTATTTCAGACAAAATATGACtctatttcagaaaaatataccATTACACAATATTTTCCATTACGTCAATGCtcttgatacattttttatgtgaTTTTTATGTGATTTTTATAGAATTTAACAGTTTTCTTATCACAAAATGTTCATTCCATTGAAGCCCAATATTGCGTTTTTGCTGCTTTTCCAGAACATTTTTTATAAACTTGAAATTCATGAATCAAGTATTTCTGAAAGGtaatacttttttcccctcatgTGGATCAATGCTTGGGTCTCACAGGGTAAGAGGGCACAACACTTACTACAATTGATAGTGTATTTGTTCTTACTTCCATTAAATAAACTTTTGAcaatgtaaatatacagtaccagacaaaaatTTGGACACCGACatatttattttcactattttctacattgtagaataatagtgaagacaacaaaactatgaaataacacatttggaatcatgtagtaaccaaaaaagtggggATATcccccccttttttcaattttcacctaaatgacatacccaaatctaactgcctgtagctcaggccctgaagcaaggatatgcatattcttggtaccatttgaaaggaaacactttgaagtttgtggaaatgtgaattgaatgtaggagaatataacacaatagatctggtagaagaaaatacaaaagtaaaaaacaactgtttttttctaccaccatctttgaaatgcaacggTCCCTGttccagccatcactctggttgtaattccgatggtgtccacaagatggcagaagTGTACGTgcaaagagtgaaggaaaagcagccaacaagtgctcaacatatgtgggaagttcttcaagactgttggaaaagcattcctcatgaagctggttgagagaataccaagagtgtgcaaagctgtcatcaaggcaaagggtggctactttgaagaatcaaaaatcaaaaatatatttaacttctgtggttactacatgattccatatgtgttatttcatagttttgatgtcttcactactattctgcAATGTAcaaaattgttaaaataaagaaaaacctttgaatgagttggagaaaaacacttgaatgagtaggtgtgcccaaacttttgactggtactgtatgtgcataaTGTATTACTTTGGTATAAGTTTGCACATAATACCCTGAAACGTATCCAATATCACAACACAAATATATCATattgattaaaatgttttgaGTATATCTgttacatatattattatattccaCAGTATCAACAATACTAATCAGGGCTCCATTTAATATTGTATATACAATAGCATTTAGTTATTTATTTCATACAAATATCTTTACATTATATAGATTGCACACAGCACAAACTGTCTGTCAAAGTCACGTTGCTCTGAAAGTCATCACGATCAAATTAATACATAGAACAACATCATGGATCTATTTCATTCTCCAATTGAATGGTCAGAAGAATGTTACTATACAATACCACCCCTTCCCTTCTWACCatatctacactcttagaaaaaaagtgttccaaatggattctttggctgtccacataagataaccctttttggttccaggtagaacccttttgggttcaatgtagaacaattggtggaaatggttctacatgaaaccaaaaagggttttccaaAGGTTTCTCTATGGGGACAggcgaataacccttttaggttctatatagcacctatttttctaagagtgtatggtgGACTGGACATAGTATAGCCTGGGACTGTCGCATATTATTGCTCAGTATCATGAGGTATCAtttaatgtactgtatactgtctCCATTGTCCCCTGAGACAGTCTTCCAGTGTCCCCAAACACGTGGACAATTCTATGGAAACTCCtgagggagagcagagaagagcgcTGCATAAGGAAAACAagcagagaaaagacagagattgTGTTCCTCTGGAACATCTTAAAATATGTACAAATAAACATGATCAACAGTTGATTAACATCAGCCAGAAAccagctgttaaaaggcacaaaGAATATTACTGTATAATACAACATTACCAaaagtcacagtaaaacaaacTGAGTGTGAGTAGCGTTGTGTGTGGTTTGAAAAAGCAAGTGTACGGTATATTCCAAAGGGGATATGGTTTGATACTGTCACTGATCCTGGGCCCTCAGAATTATATGATTATGGTTTCCTCAAACGgtgtgtatatttttgctttgctacgacaggtaactgccaaaataaaggaaacacttgagtaaatgagagatacaaagtatgttgaaagcaggtgcttcgaAACAGATGTGGTTCCacagttaattaagcaattaacatcccatctaGCTTAGGACCATGTATAAAAAATGGCCAGTTGCCCATTATGTTGTCTACCatagctagaagaagagatctcagtgacttttaaaGAGGGGTTTCAAAGGAGCatagtggtctgtctgtctcagtcaccagatctcaacccaattgaacactaatGAGAGATTCTagagtggcgcctgagacagttttccaccaccatcaataaaacaccaaatgatggaatttctcgtggaagaatggtgtcacatccctcaaATAacgttccagacacttgtaaaatctatgccaaggcccaacgccctattaagacactttatgttgtcgattcctttattttggcagttaccgctAGATTACCAATTATTCTATgactcctcttccccttcctctccctctttctcgcgGTTCTCCTATAAGCCTGTTCTCCTGTTCTCCTGTTCTCCTGTATGAAACCAGTCCTCTGTTGGCTGGGTGTGAGCCAGGAGCCTGGGAGTAGCAGGCACGGTGCCACCAGAACGGCCCCCTCTGTGAGGGCCAGGGAGAGGCCAGAGACACAGGCAGCAGGAATACTGCCGTCCGAGTGGCTGGCTCCACACTCTGCGTTCTCCAGCTCTAAGGATGTAGTGAGGAAGAAAAAGGGTTCTCGCTGTAGTGGAGAGGTCACGTGAGACTCCAAGGAGAGCAGGTTGTTCAGGGActgagagctctctctctccacccattcAATCTGTTCATGATCCTCACCACTCTCCTCATCATTTATACTCTCccactttatctccctcaacctCTCATCCtccaactccctctctctttccatttcccattCTCTCCTGTTCCTCGCCTTCTCTTTCACATACTCTTCCTCACAGTCTTGCTTGGGCCTGGGCAGACTTTGGTTAGGAATGGGGAGGTaagcatcctcctcctcttcatcttcctcctcctctttcacctctTATTCCTCCACATCCTCCTACCCCCTTTCCTTCACCTCCTCTGCTTCTTCAtcttcctcagttttctcattgTTCTCCCTCTTCTTGACCCTCTCCTCACTCCTGCTtttcctctctttatctccctccctctgcctctgtgTGTCATCATTGTCATAGTTCCTCAGGGCATCTCTGGGTAAACTGTGAGAACCTCCCTTgttcctgctcttcctcctgctttcctcccctctcacctgagtcctctctctcagtccaccGCCTCCTGTCTCActgccctcctcctgtctctcaggATCAGGGTCTGAATCAAGGCTGTGTCTTACTGCCCCTGCTCCTTCCTCTCCCTGAtctccttcctttcttcttcCTTTATCTCCCCTTTCGAAGACCTCCCCCGCATCTTCACATTGGAGCTGTGGATGCGGCCCTCCAGGCAGGCCAGGTCTACTGGAGCCACACTCTGCTCCTCGGGGTGCtgctgtgggagggagggggaggtgacTCTGCGCTCAAGGACTGATGAACACACAGGGACAGGACATAggaagcagggaacagagagagagcacaatgAATAGGTGGATAAGAGAATGAGGAGAGTTAGAGAAGCAGGTGATGTTACATAATCACTGTAGAGGAACTCCAGAGTTCACAGAGCATTTCTCTGTCAGAAGCTGTAGCTGTATGTGTGTaggttgtgttgtgtaacaacaGCTGCTACTTCCCTGACCCTCAGGTAACCCTTCATTATATTACAATACTTATCCACATTGTGTGCTCTCATGCAGAATGTCAACTGTACTGTTGAAGCATATAGATCACTAGCTCTCTTTTACATTCAGCAACACTACTGGCAGGTTGCACACTAGAAATAATTCAACCAAGGGATATTGGTTGTCATTGATTTACCTGGCTAAGTAATTTTTAAAACTGAGGTTTAAGCtatagggctctattttaacaaacctaaggCAACGGTAAATCTAAGCGCAGGTGGTAGCGCTATAGGatcaggggtgtgtcagaaatattttagctattttcactatcacaattataGTCGCATTTACTGCATTGTCGCGAAACGGCTGGGTTTTAATGAATAAACCAGTTGTGGGTTTGTagaggcttggcccctcactggccaatcagaacgtgctccatggtgaaatatgtggttgcttcaagttgtaagtttacggtcttttatgtatttccttggaatcaactccaatgcCAATGTCAGTCCGTTATAGttagtttgttaaatggcttatAGAAAcgaaacaacaaaatgtagactATCTTTGCTAAATACGTTAACTTGATtccatttgcagtccacattgttctaagtaattaCATGTCTTCAATAgtattcacactgatataggggctaggcctactgtacattataGTATGGCTGAGCATGAACATACCAAATGTCAATTATTGTCAATTATTtaattgataaggcctaaaaataataatttgaatcaaattctaaacaaaacRAAACAACAATTTGTTTTAAATGGGAtatgtcacacttacaggcaccatcattTCTCCCCGTGGTCATATCATATTAAAACAacgcagactatggagggtttaaCACACATCCAAACGtttcacagtagctggacaaagatccaatataaatagAAAGCGAGAATGTCCACTCATCATTACACTGCTCTGAAATAGGCCTATGTTTTATGAACATAATCRAACCATTTTACAGATCAGATCGCATTCACACACGACACATCTCCAGAAATTGCAATGCAAGAGCGCCACGGATGTTGTCACCATAAAACCATGAAGGTGAATCATTCTAATACGTTTGATTGTAATAAAATGTAACGAAAAACAAGCAATCCGTTTTTTTatacaatgtaaaatgtaatgatatcataaaactgccaggataaaaaagacacacattgctgttgaaccagccttcaCTATAGTAGCCATAAGGGAGGGCTTGGGTTTTGAACATATGAAACGGAAAACAATCCATTTTTTAAGGTTACAGATAACTTCTAAATACGAGGTTCACCGGTATTCACTGAGGTTCTCATATATCGTTTCATAATGGGCAtggacacgtagcctacatcCTGGAGGGgtttttacgcacatccaaaacaggacctgcatggctaaaataatgtgggcctgcctacaatgcatagataaaaattgaatgtcagctcactgttttactcctTTCAAACTCTATATTTTAATGAAGCTTTGGTGATTACGATTTATTTCCAAGCAGTCTCAGGAGCCAACCCCTTTATTGTCAGTCTTGACTGCTTTGAGATTGCATTGGGCAGACAAAAAAAAGCCTTCATTGAGAGGAGGCGAGGCTATGCtaggtttttaatcaaataaaacgaAATGGGAAA contains:
- the LOC139028020 gene encoding LOW QUALITY PROTEIN: uncharacterized protein (The sequence of the model RefSeq protein was modified relative to this genomic sequence to represent the inferred CDS: substituted 2 bases at 2 genomic stop codons); translation: HSLDSDPDPERQEEGSETGGGGLRERTQVRGEESRRKSRNKGGSHSLPRDALRNYDNDDTQRQREGDKERKSRSEERVKKRENNEKTEEDEEAEEVKERGXEDVEEXEVKEEEEDEEEEDAYLPIPNQSLPRPKQDCEEEYVKEKARNRREWEMERERELEDERLREIKWESINDEESGEDHEQIEWVERESSQSLNNLLSLESHVTSPLQREPFFFLTTSLELENAECGASHSDGSIPAACVSGLSLALTEGAVLVAPCLLLPGSWLTPSQQRTGFIQENRRTGEQAYRRTARKRERKGKRSHRIIGNLAVTAKIKESTT